GCATCAGTAGCACCCTGCTCAGTAGCGCGTAGCGCGATGTTTTCGGCCAACTTGTCTTCTTTTCGTTCGATGCCTGATTCCGACGAGGTCGACCTCGGCCCCGGTACGTTGCTCATCTCGGCCCCGATGATGCAGGATCCGAACTTCCGCCGGTCCGTGGTGCTTCTCTGTGAGCACAACGATCGGGAGGGCACCTTCGGGCTCATCCTGAACCGCGAGCTCGATGTCCAGCTCGGCGACGTGCTCGACGAGTACGTCACCTACGACCCGCCGCTGTACATGGGGGGGCCCGTTCAGCGCGAAACGCTGCACTACCTGCACACACGGGAGGACATTCCGGGCGGCGTGGCGCTGCCCGGCGACATGACGTGGGGCGGCGACTTCGAGGCCGTTCAGCAGCTTGCCAAGGGCGGGGACGCCGCGCCCGAGAACCTGCGGTTTTTCCTCGGCTACGCGGGGTGGGGGCCCGGCCAGCTCGAGGGAGAGCTTGGCGAGGAGGCCTGGATTCCGGCGCCCGGCGCCGCCGAGTTCGTCTTTGACACCAATCCCGATCAGCTCTGGCGCACCATTCTGCGGCAGATGGGTGGCGAGTACGCCGTTCTCGCCAACTTTCCCGACGACCCCCGCATGAACTGAGGCGCGGACTGAAGGAATGAATCGGCTCTTGACGGGCCGGAGATTACGGGGTGGAATCCTTCGTGCCGCAGCACGCATACGTTATAGCAGCATGGCTGGACTGTCCACCTTGCTCTGACGCAGCACTCCCTCACGACGCAACACGCCCATGCCTGGTACCCCTGAGAACACGAAGAAAGAGAACGAGCGGGACCTCAATTTCTGGGAGAGCCTCTACCTTCCGGAGCTGTTCAAGGGGCTCGGCTACTCGTTCGACCGGATGGCCAACGAA
This portion of the Salinibacter grassmerensis genome encodes:
- a CDS encoding YqgE/AlgH family protein — protein: MPDSDEVDLGPGTLLISAPMMQDPNFRRSVVLLCEHNDREGTFGLILNRELDVQLGDVLDEYVTYDPPLYMGGPVQRETLHYLHTREDIPGGVALPGDMTWGGDFEAVQQLAKGGDAAPENLRFFLGYAGWGPGQLEGELGEEAWIPAPGAAEFVFDTNPDQLWRTILRQMGGEYAVLANFPDDPRMN